From Ailuropoda melanoleuca isolate Jingjing chromosome 17, ASM200744v2, whole genome shotgun sequence, the proteins below share one genomic window:
- the LOC100483607 gene encoding LOW QUALITY PROTEIN: myosin-8 (The sequence of the model RefSeq protein was modified relative to this genomic sequence to represent the inferred CDS: deleted 1 base in 1 codon), whose amino-acid sequence MSASSDTEMAVFGEAAPFLRKSEKERIEAQNKPFDAKTSVFVAEPKASYVKSTIQSKEGGKVTVKTEGGATLTVREDQVFPMNPPKYDKIEDMAMMTHLHEPGVLYNLKERYAAWMIYTYSGLFCVTVNPYKWLPVYNPEVVAAYRGKKRQEAPPHIFSISDNAYQFMLTDRENQSILITGESGAGKTVNTKRVIQYFATIAVTGEKKKEEATSGKMQGTLEDQIISANPLLEAFGNAKTVRNDNSSRFGKFIRIHFGTTGKLASADIETYLLEKSRVTFQLKAERSYHIFYQITSNKKPDLIEMLLITTNPYDYAFVSQGEITVPSIDDQEELMATDSAIDILGFTPEEKVSIYKLTGAVMHYGNMKFKQKQREEQAEPDGTEVADKAAYLQNLNSADLLKALCYPRVKVGNEYVTKGQTVQQVYNAVGALAKAVYEKMFLWMVTRINQQLDTKQPRQYFIGVLDIAGFEIFDFNSFEQLCINFTNEKLQQFFNHHMFVLEQEEYKKEGIEWTFIDFGMDLAACIELIEKPLGIFSILEEECMFPKATDTSFKNKLYDQHLGKSANFQKPKVVKGKAEAHFSLIHYAGTVDYNIGGWLDKNKDPLNDTVVGLYQKSAMKTLAILFSTYASAEADSGAKKGAKKKGSSFQTVSALFRENLNKLMTNLRSTHPHFVRCIIPNETKTPGAMEHELVLHQLRCNGVLEGIRICRKGFPSRILYGDFKQRYKVLNASAIPEGQFIDSKKASEKLLASIDIDHTQYKFGHTKVFFKAGLLGLLEEMRDEKLAQIITRTQAVCRGFLMRVEYQKMLQRREAVFCIQYNVRAFMNVKHWPWMKLFFRIKPLLKSAETEKEMATMKEEFQKTKDELAKSEAKRKELEEKMVTLLKEKNDLQLQVQSEADALADAEERCEQLIKNKIQLEAKIKEVTERAEDEEEINAELTAKKRKLEDECSELKKDIDDLELTLAKVEKEKHATENKVKNLTEEMAGLDETIAKLTKEKKALQEAHQQTLDDLQAEEDKVNTLTKAKIKLEQQVDDLEGSLEQEKKLRMDLERAKRKLEGDLKLAQESTMDVENDKQQLDEKLKKKEFEISNLLSKIEDEQAVEIQLQKKIKELQARIEELEEEIEAERASRAKAEKQRSDLSRELEEISERLEEAGGATSAQIEMNKKREAEFQKMRRDLEEATLQHEATAATLRKKHADSVAELGEQIDNLQRVKQKLEKEKSELKMEIDDLASNAEAISKAKGNLEKMCCTLEDQVSELKTKEEEQQRLINDLTAQRARLQTEAGEYSRQLDEKDALVSQLSRSKQASTQQIEELKRQLEEETKAKNALAHALQSSRHDCDLLREQYEEEQEGKAELQRALSKANSEVAQWRTKYETDAIQRTEELEEAKKKLAQRLQDAEEHVEAVNAKCASLEKTKQRLQNEVEDLMLDVERTNAACAALDKKQRNFDKVLAEWKQKYEETQAELEASQKEARALSTELFKVKNAYEESLDQVETLRRENKNLQQEISDLTEQIAEGGKQIHELEKIKKQVEQEKCDIQAALEEAEASLEHEEGKILRIQLELNQVKSEVDRKIAEKDEEIDQLKRNHIRVVESMQSTLDAEIRSRNDAIRVKKKMEGDLNEMEIQLNHANRQAAEALRNYRNTQGILKDTQLHLDDALRGQEDLKEQLAMVERRANLLQAEVEELRATLEQTERCRKIAEQELLDASERVQLLHTQNTSLINTKKKLESDVSQLQSEVEEVIQESRNAEEKAKKAITDAAMMAEELKKEQDTSAHLERMKKNMEQTVKDLQHRLDEAEQLALKGGKKQIQKLEARVRELEGEVENEQKRNAEAVKGLRKHERRVKELTYQTEEDRKNVLRLQDLVDKLQAKVKSYKRQAEEAEEQSNANLAKFRKLQHELEEAEERADIAESQVNKLRVKSREVHTKISGE is encoded by the exons ATGAGTGCGAGCTCGGACACTGAGATGGCGGTTTTTGGTGAAGCTGCTCCCTTCCTCCGAAAATCAGAAAAGGAACGGATTGAGGCCCAAAACAAGCCCTTCGATGCTAAAACATCGGTCTTTGTCGCGGAGCCCAAGGCCTCCTACGTGAAGAGCACCATACAgagcaaggaaggagggaaagtaaCGGTGAAGACAGAAGGTGGAGCA ACTCTAACAGTCAGGGAGGACCAAGTCTTCCCCATGAACCCTCCGAAATATGACAAGATCGAGGACATGGCCATGATGACCCATCTGCACGAGCCTGGAGTGCTGTACAACCTCAAAGAGCGTTACGCAGCCTGGATGATCTAC ACCTACTCGGGCCTGTTCTGCGTCACCGTGAACCCCTACAAGTGGCTGCCAGTGTACAACCCCGAGGTGGTGGCCGCCTACCGAGGCAAGAAGCGCCAGGAGGCCCCGCCCCACATCTTCTCCATCTCCGACAACGCCTACCAGTTCATGCTGACGG ATCGTGAGAACCAGTCCATCCTGATCAC CGGAGAATCTGGTGCAGGGAAGACCGTGAACACCAAGCGTGTCATCCAGTACTTTGCGACAATTGCAGTCactggggagaagaagaaggaggaagctaCTTCTGGCAAAATGCAG GGGACCCTTGAAGATCAAATCATCAGCGCCAACCCGCTCCTGGAGGCCTTTGGCAACGCCAAGACCGTGAGGAATGACAACTCCTCTCGCTTT GGTAAATTCATTAGAATCCACTTTGGTACTACAGGGAAACTGGCTTCTGCAGATATCGAAACAT ATCTTCTAGAAAAGTCTAGGGTTACTttccagctgaaggcagaaagaagCTACCATATTTTTTATCAGATCACTTCCAATAAGAAACCAGATCTGATTG AAATGCTCCTGATCACCACCAACCCATATGACTATGCCTTCGTCAGTCAAGGGGAGATCACCGTCCCCAGCATTGATGACCAAGAAGAGCTGATGGCCACAGAT AGTGCCATTGACATCCTGGGCTTCACTCCTGAAGAGAAAGTCTCCATCTACAAGCTCACGGGGGCCGTGATGCATTATGGGAACATGAAGTTCAAGCAGAAGCAGCGGGAGGAGCAGGCCGAGCCAGATGGCACCGAAG TTGCTGACAAGGCAGCCTATCTCCAGAACCTGAACTCTGCTGACCTGCTCAAAGCCCTCTGCTACCCCAGGGTCAAGGTCGGCAACGAGTATGTCACCAAAGGCCAGACGGTCCAGCAG GTGTACAATGCTGTGGGCGCTCTGGCCAAGGCCGTCTATGAGAAGATGTTTCTGTGGATGGTCACCCGCATCAACCAGCAGCTGGACACCAAGCAGCCCAGACAGTACTTCATTGGGGTCCTGGACATCGCCGGCTTTGAGATCTTTGAT ttcaaCAGCTTCGAGCAGCTGTGCATCAACTTCACCAACGAGAAGCTGCAACAGTTCTTCAACCACCACATGTTCGTGCTGGAGCAGGAGGAGTACAAGAAGGAGGGCATCGAGTGGACGTTCATCGACTTCGGGATGGACCTGGCTGCCTGCATCGAGCTCATTGAGAAG CCACTGGGCATCTTCTCCATCCTGGAAGAGGAGTGCATGTTCCCCAAGGCCACAGACACCTCCTTCAAGAACAAGCTGTATGACCAGCATCTGGGCAAGTCGGCCAACTTCCAGAAGCCCAAGGTGGTCAAAGGCAAGGCCGAGGCTCACTTCTCTCTGATCCACTACGCCGGCACCGTGGACTACAACATTGGTGGCTGGCTGGACAAGAACAAGGACCCCCTGAACGACACTGTGGTTGGGCTGTACCAGAAGTCCGCGATGAAGACTCTGGCAATTCTCTTTTCAACCTACGCTAGTGCTGAAGCAG aCAGTGGCGCAAAGAAAGGTGCTAAGAAGAAGGGTTCTTCGTTTCAGACTGTGTCAGCCCTTTTCAGG GAGAATTTGAATAAGCTGATGACCAACCTGAGGAGCACTCACCCCCACTTTGTACGGTGCATCATCCCCAACGAAACCAAGACTCCAG GGGCCATGGAGCATGAACTTGTCCTGCACCAGCTGCGGTGTAATGGGGTGCTGGAGGGGATCCGTATCTGCAGGAAGGGGTTCCCAAGCAGGATCCTTTACGGGGATTTTAAACAAAG ATACAAAGTTCTGAATGCAAGTGCTATTCCAGAAGGACAGTTCATTGACAGCAAGAAGGCTTCTGAGAAACTTCTTGCCTCTATTGATATTGATCACACCCAGTATAAATTTGGACATACCAAG GTTTTCTTCAAAGCTGGCCTTCTGGGTCTTCtggaagaaatgagagatgaaAAGTTGGCCCAGATTATAACAAGAACTCAAGCCGTCTGCAGGGGATTCCTAATGAGGGTCGAATATCAGAAGATGTTGCAAAGGAG AGAAGCCGTTTTCTGCATCCAGTACAACGTCCGCGCCTTCATGAACGTCAAGCACTGGCCCTGGATGAAGCTCTTCTTCAGGATCAAGCCGCTCCTCAAGAGCGCAGAGACCGAGAAGGAGATGGCCACCATGAAGGAAGAGTTTCAGAAGACCAAAGATGAGCTCGCCAAGTCAGAGGCGAAAAGGAAGgaactggaggaaaaaatggtcactctcttgaaagagaaaaatgacctgCAGCTCCAGGTTCAATCC GAAGCTGACGCTTTGGCTGATGCAGAGGAAAGGTGTGAGcaactgattaaaaacaaaatccagctgGAGGCCAAGATCAAGGAGGTGACTGAGAGAGCAGAGGATGAGGAGGAGATCAATGCCGAGCTGACGGCCAAGAAGAGGAAACTGGAGGATGAGTGTTCAGAGCTCAAGAAAGACATTGACGACCTTGAGCTGACCCTGGCCAAGGTTGAAAAG GAGAAGCATGCCACAGAGAACAAG GTGAAAAACCTCACGGAAGAGATGGCAGGCCTGGACGAAACCATTGCAAAGCTGACCAAGGAGAAGAAGGCCCTCCAAGAGGCCCACCAGCAGACCCTGGATGACCTGCAGGCAGAAGAGGACAAAGTCAACACCCTGACCAAAGCTAAAATCAAGCTAGAGCAGCAAGTGGACGAT cTTGAAGGGTCTCtagagcaagaaaagaaacttcGAATGGATCTAGAAAGAGCAAAGAGGAAACTAGAGGGTGACCTAAAACTGGCCCAGGAATCCACAATGGATGTAGAAAACGACAAGCAGCAACTTGATGAGAAACTCAAAAA GAAAGAATTTGAAATCAGCAATCTGCTAAGCAAAATTGAAGACGAGCAGGCCGTAGAAATTCAACTACAAAAGAAGATCAAAGAGCTGCAG GCCCGCAtcgaggagctggaggaggaaatCGAGGCAGAGCGGGCCTCCCGGGCCAAAGCAGAGAAACAGCGCTCTGACCTCTCCCGGGAACTGGAGGAGATCAGCGAGCGCCTGGAGGAAGCCGGCGGGGCCACTTCTGCCCAGATCGAGATGAACAAGAAGCGCGAGGCCGAGTTCCAGAAAATGCGCCGGGACCTGGAGGAGGCCACCCTGCAGCACGAAGCCACGGCGGCCACCCTGAGGAAGAAGCACGCAGACAGCGTGGCCGAGCTCGGGGAGCAGATCGACAACCTGCAGAGGGTCAagcagaagctggagaaggagaagagcgAGCTGAAGATGGAGATCGATGATCTCGCCAGTAACGCAGAGGCCATTTCCAAAGCCAAG GGGAACCTTGAAAAGATGTGTTGCACCCTAGAAGATCAGGTGAGTGAACTTAAGACCAAGGAAGAGGAGCAGCAGCGGCTGATCAACGACCTGACGGCTCAGAGAGCACGTCTGCAGACGGAAGCAG GTGAATATTCCCGACAATTAGATGAGAAAGATGCTTTAGTCTCTCAGCTTTCAAGAAGCAAACAAGCATCTACACAGCAGATTGAGGAGCTGAAACGTCAGCTAGAAGAAGAAACTAAA GCCAAGAACGCCCTGGCCCACGCCCTGCAGTCCTCCCGCCACGACTGTGACCTGCTGCGGGAACAGTatgaggaggagcaggagggCAAGGCCGAGCTGCAGAGGGCGCTGTCCAAGGCCAACAGCGAGGTGGCCCAGTGGAGGACCAAATACGAGACGGACGCCATCCAGCGCacagaggagctggaggaggccaA AAAGAAGCTGGCTCAGCGGCTGCAGGATGCCGAGGAGCACGTGGAGGCCGTGAACGCCAAATGTGCTTCTCTAGAAAAGACGAAGCAGCGGCTCCAGAATGAGGTGGAGGACCTCATGCTGGACGTGGAGAGAACCAACGCGGCCTGCGCCGCCCTGGACAAGAAGCAGAGGAACTTCGACAAG GTCCTGGCGGAGTGGAAACAGAAGTATGAGGAAACTCAGGCTGAACTTGAGGCCTCCCAGAAGGAGGCCCGTGCTCTCAGCACTGAGCTGTTCAAGGTCAAGAATGCCTACGAGGAATCCCTGGATCAAGTGGAAACCCTAAGGCGAGAGAACAAGAACTTGCAGC AGGAGATTTCTGACCTCACGGAACAGATTGCTGAGGGAGGGAAGCAAATCCatgaattggagaaaataaagaagcaagTGGAACAAGAGAAGTGTGACATTCAGGCTGCCTTAGAGGAGGCAGAG GCATCTCTTGAACATGAAGAGGGAAAGATCCTGCGCATCCAGCTGGAGTTGAACCAAGTCAAGTCTGAGGTTGACAGGAAAATTGCCGAGAAGGATGAGGAAATTGACCAGCTGAAGAGAAACCACATCAGGGTCGTGGAGTCGATGCAGAGCACCCTGGATGCTGAGATCAGGAGCAGGAATGATGCCATCAGAGTCAAGAAGAAGATGGAGGGAGACCTCAACGAGATGGAAATCCAGCTGAACCACGCCAACCGCCAGGCTGCAGAGGCCCTGAGGAACTACAGGAACACCCAAGGCATCTTGAAG gacacCCAGCTACACCTGGATGACGCCCTCCGTGGCCAGGAGGACCTGAAGGAGCAGCTGGCCATGGTGGAGCGCAGAGCCAACCTGCTGCAGGCTGAGGTCGAGGAGCTGCGGGCCACTCTGGAGCAGACAGAGAGGTGCAGGAAAATCGCAGAACAGGAGCTCCTGGATGCCAGTGAGCGCGTCCAGCTCCTGCACACTCAG AACACCAGCCTCATCAACACCAAGAAGAAACTGGAAAGTGACGTTTCACAACTCCAGAGTGAAGTGGAAGAAGTCATTCAAGAATCACGCAACGCGGAAGAAAAGGCCAAGAAGGCCATCACTGAT GCGGCCATGATGGCCGAGGAGCTGAAGAAGGAGCAGGACACCAGCGCCCACCTGGAGCGCATGAAGAAGAACATGGAGCAGACGGTGAAGGACCTGCAGCACCGTCTGGACGAGGCTGAGCAGCTGGCCCTGAAGGGCGGGAAGAAGCAGATCCAGAAACTGGAGGCCAGG GTACGTGAGCTTGAAGGAGAGGTTGAAAATGAGCAGAAACGTAATGCTGAGGCTGTTAAAGGTTTGCGGAAACACGAGAGAAGAGTAAAGGAACTCACCTACCAG ACTGAGGAAGACCGCAAGAATGTTCTCAGGCTGCAGGACTTGGTAGATAAATTACAGGCAAAGGTGAAATCATACAAGAGACAAGCTGAGGAGGCT